In Paenibacillus sp. FSL M7-0420, a single genomic region encodes these proteins:
- a CDS encoding potassium channel family protein gives MKPQQFVVIGLGRFGSSLALELMSMGYEVLGIDHQEERVEEMTGRLTHAVMADATDEGIMRSLGVRNFDCGIVAIGDNMERSILAAILLKELGVKQVVGKAISILHGRALSKLGVDRVIFPERDMGIRVAHQLVTPNLLDYIEISKDYKVVELTVPACMNGKSLSELNTRAKYGCSIIALNREDGIIVAPTAHDHVHQGDIMVVIGSNDSIEEFEDEAVNAE, from the coding sequence ATGAAACCACAGCAGTTTGTTGTAATCGGCCTGGGCCGCTTCGGCTCAAGTCTGGCGCTGGAGCTGATGTCCATGGGCTACGAGGTGCTTGGCATTGACCACCAGGAGGAGCGGGTGGAGGAGATGACCGGACGGCTGACGCATGCAGTCATGGCGGATGCTACGGATGAAGGGATTATGCGCTCCCTCGGGGTGCGTAACTTTGACTGCGGCATTGTGGCGATCGGCGATAATATGGAGCGGAGTATTCTGGCCGCGATTCTGCTGAAGGAGCTGGGCGTCAAGCAGGTGGTCGGCAAAGCCATCTCCATTCTGCATGGCCGCGCGCTGTCGAAGCTGGGTGTAGACCGGGTGATTTTCCCGGAGCGGGATATGGGTATCCGCGTGGCTCATCAGCTGGTGACGCCGAATCTGCTCGATTATATCGAGATCTCCAAGGATTACAAGGTCGTTGAGCTGACGGTGCCCGCCTGCATGAACGGCAAAAGCCTCTCTGAGCTGAACACCCGCGCCAAATACGGCTGCAGCATCATTGCCCTGAACCGCGAGGATGGCATCATCGTTGCCCCGACCGCGCATGATCATGTGCATCAGGGAGACATCATGGTGGTGATCGGCTCCAACGACAGCATCGAGGAGTTCGAGGATGAAGCGGTGAATGCGGAGTAA
- a CDS encoding TrkH family potassium uptake protein gives MASPSSKITGFRFLKLAPPQILVLSFAAVIFIGTLLLMLPVSSVPGQPLRFMDALFTATSAACVTGLAVVDTGTHLTGFGQAVILVLIQIGGLGFMTMATLFALVFRRRISLRDRLILQEAMNQSSMEGIVRLIRKVLLYSLVIEAAGALLLSIRWAVDMPLGRAVYYGVFHAVSMFNNAGFDLFGGHDHSLISYVGDPVINLVVMFLIISGGIGFIVISDLAEYRRTRRLSLHSKVVLSMTAGLIVTGMVVIFIFEFTNSRTLGPLNLGSKLWASLFQSVAPRTAGANTLDITGLRQATQFFIVILMFIGASPGSTGGGIKTTTFTLMIGAVISMLRGREDIVLFRYRLAQERVFKALTITLLALLLIVTVSMMLSTTEGLPYLMILFETISAFANVGLSLGLTPELTQVGKILICLTMFAGRLGLLTLAYALGPRQGKPLYKYPEGKMIIG, from the coding sequence TTGGCGTCACCGTCTTCCAAGATCACCGGCTTCCGATTCCTGAAGCTGGCTCCTCCGCAAATCCTGGTGCTGAGTTTTGCTGCGGTTATCTTCATCGGCACGTTGCTGCTTATGCTTCCGGTATCCAGCGTACCCGGTCAGCCGCTCCGCTTCATGGACGCGCTGTTCACGGCCACCTCTGCCGCCTGTGTGACTGGACTGGCTGTAGTGGATACCGGTACCCATCTTACGGGCTTCGGACAAGCGGTCATTCTGGTGCTGATCCAGATTGGCGGGCTCGGGTTCATGACCATGGCCACGCTGTTTGCGCTGGTGTTCAGGCGCAGAATCTCACTGCGTGACCGGCTGATTCTTCAGGAAGCCATGAATCAGAGCTCGATGGAAGGGATTGTGCGGCTGATCCGCAAGGTGCTGCTCTATTCCCTGGTTATTGAAGCTGCGGGAGCGCTTCTCCTGTCCATCCGCTGGGCGGTGGATATGCCGCTGGGCCGCGCGGTCTACTACGGGGTGTTCCACGCGGTGTCGATGTTCAATAACGCCGGATTCGATCTGTTCGGCGGGCATGATCATAGCTTAATCAGCTATGTCGGAGACCCTGTCATTAACCTGGTCGTTATGTTCCTGATCATCTCCGGGGGAATCGGCTTCATCGTCATCTCCGACCTGGCCGAATACCGCCGCACACGCCGGCTGTCGCTCCACAGCAAGGTGGTGCTGTCGATGACAGCCGGACTGATTGTGACCGGAATGGTGGTCATCTTCATCTTCGAGTTCACCAATTCGCGGACCCTGGGACCGCTGAACCTTGGGAGCAAGCTATGGGCCTCCCTGTTCCAATCGGTGGCACCGCGTACGGCAGGGGCCAACACGCTGGATATCACGGGACTGCGTCAGGCCACACAGTTCTTCATTGTGATTCTGATGTTCATCGGGGCTTCCCCCGGTTCTACCGGCGGCGGAATTAAGACCACAACCTTCACGCTGATGATCGGAGCTGTCATCTCCATGCTGCGCGGCCGCGAAGACATCGTGCTGTTCCGTTACCGGCTGGCTCAGGAGCGCGTGTTCAAGGCACTGACCATTACGCTGCTGGCGCTGCTGCTGATCGTTACGGTCTCGATGATGCTCTCGACTACCGAGGGGCTGCCGTATCTGATGATTCTGTTCGAGACGATCTCAGCGTTTGCCAATGTCGGACTGAGTCTGGGACTGACCCCGGAGCTGACGCAGGTCGGCAAGATCCTGATCTGCCTGACCATGTTCGCCGGACGGCTGGGACTGCTGACGCTGGCGTATGCGCTCGGTCCGAGACAGGGTAAACCATTATATAAATATCCGGAAGGCAAAATGATAATTGGATAG
- a CDS encoding galactose-binding domain-containing protein: MVYSKSVRRKRGISGTALILSIVMLLSLVQVLPPGRAYAADSYLLSTDRPAYASGTEGNNTPDLAVDGNTGSRWSSSWGTDPNWIYVDLGATATVDRVVLRWEGAYAKSYKIQVSADELNWSDIYSTSTGDGGVDDITLSGTGRYVRVFATERILTQYGISLYEFEVYGTGGVNPPPVVLGPNVALNKPATASSYQVADYLPVGSTLPALAVDGNLNTRWSSNATDNEWLSVDLGSVRTLGRVVINWEAAAGRIYDIQVSNDGSTWTTVYRELHGDGGTLNLPVYASGRYLRMKGISRATSFGYSIFEFQAYDYVAGDPKPVYNIPALPTLTTVPVGQGSHAANDLSVPQPKYPLYKSDALTAPLPSNDWWQSIMINQLGNGIITLPLKSKYTKQGLSILNPGAGYLSADGKAQEAAGSPDLFLMAGNINTSGMSNRITGYGDWSATAVLSDGAAEKLKTTFVKGSPYLYSQFSDPSSPEVYLPAGARFFNDSNTTILAADGDTVTADHIGIAVTNSNGAPTPEMVTRHYGLYAPAGTTFKRVGAKLKIQLGGGQNYLSLSALPAPSNLNYFYQHGYAFVTDTKVAYTFNETTSDVTTTFNAVTELKRSGFPNTTLMAQLPHQWKVTTTPLTAVSFPSIRGTMKVTEGNSFATTDKFHGIVPQFTEPGDSTYSRQDLLNYLALLDTDTATNLMQADAYWQGKKLHPLAMGVLIADQIGNESYKNLFLSRMKTVLTDWYTYTSGETDYYFDYNSDWGTLIYKNSEFGANSGITDHHFTYGYYVFASAVLATYDTDFRNKFSGMVDELIRDYANPSKTDPKYPYFRNFDPYEGHSWAGGYADNDSGNNQEAAGESLFGWVGQYMWSTLTGNTAFRDASIMGFTTELRAVQQYWFNYDQDNWLPGYTHKTVGQIYGSSNFFGTFFNGNPVYVYGIHWLPTAEYLTSYGFDTAKAAGLYSGFVADNGGPEPDWYHIVWPIQALSDPQAVLNKWNPALPQQNELYNTYWFVHNMATLGSRTKDIWAENGYSATVYKKGSAYRALVWNPTNAAITVTFRNSGGVTGSAVVEAKKLVKVDPTKVTTDTLLTPPAMTADTTQNAAGQPIELTFTDNAAWRNAITAVKVDGVTATAANYTVEAGKITLNTALFPTAKTYTVTVTADGYTDTSVQQVITGSTTPTGNLALNKAVTASENPKQPAAAAVDGNPGTRWESDFSDPQWIQVDLGSAQTVSRVLLNWEGAYAKAYSIQTSADGANWATVYSATTGDGDIDDISFTPVSARYVKVNGTERGTPYGYSLWELEVYGSGSAVTPLTPPALTADTTGNAAGQPIELTFTENAAWRNAITAVRVDGVAAAAANVTVAAGTITLNPALFPAGKTYTITVTAAGYNDASVQQVISGGTTPTVNLALNKAVTASENPKQPAAGAVDGDLGTRWESDFSDPQWIQVDLGSAQTVSRVLLNWEGAYAKAYTIETSADGTNWTTAYSTTTGDGDIDDISFTPVSARYVKVNGTQRGTQYGYSLWELSVY, from the coding sequence ATGGTATATTCAAAATCTGTAAGACGCAAGAGGGGAATCAGCGGGACCGCTCTTATTCTAAGCATCGTCATGCTGCTGAGTCTCGTGCAGGTTCTTCCGCCCGGACGGGCATATGCCGCGGACTCTTATCTGCTCTCCACAGACCGGCCCGCGTATGCATCGGGCACGGAGGGCAATAATACCCCGGATCTGGCGGTGGACGGCAATACAGGTTCCCGGTGGAGCAGTTCATGGGGGACGGACCCGAACTGGATTTATGTGGATCTCGGGGCAACTGCAACGGTAGACCGCGTTGTGCTCCGCTGGGAAGGGGCTTACGCCAAGTCTTACAAGATCCAGGTATCCGCAGATGAATTGAATTGGAGTGATATCTATTCCACATCTACTGGAGACGGCGGTGTGGATGACATTACACTCAGCGGCACCGGCCGTTATGTCCGGGTATTCGCCACAGAGCGAATCCTGACGCAATACGGCATTTCCCTCTATGAGTTCGAGGTCTACGGCACCGGCGGCGTTAATCCTCCTCCGGTCGTTCTCGGGCCGAATGTGGCCTTGAACAAGCCCGCGACGGCTTCATCCTATCAGGTGGCCGACTATCTCCCTGTCGGCTCTACCCTGCCGGCACTGGCGGTAGACGGCAACCTGAACACACGCTGGTCTTCCAACGCGACCGATAATGAATGGCTGAGCGTTGATCTGGGCAGCGTACGTACGCTGGGCCGGGTGGTCATTAATTGGGAGGCCGCTGCCGGCCGGATCTATGATATTCAGGTTTCCAATGACGGAAGCACATGGACTACGGTATACCGGGAGCTGCACGGCGACGGCGGCACACTTAATCTGCCGGTCTATGCCAGCGGCCGCTATCTGCGGATGAAGGGCATCAGCAGAGCCACCTCCTTCGGGTACTCGATCTTTGAATTCCAGGCCTATGATTATGTGGCAGGCGATCCCAAGCCGGTCTATAACATTCCGGCCTTGCCTACACTGACCACAGTACCCGTAGGCCAAGGCAGCCATGCCGCGAATGACCTCTCGGTTCCCCAGCCTAAATATCCGCTGTACAAATCGGATGCGCTGACTGCGCCGCTGCCTTCCAATGACTGGTGGCAGTCCATTATGATCAATCAGCTCGGCAACGGCATTATCACGCTTCCGCTCAAATCGAAATATACCAAGCAGGGCCTCAGCATTCTGAATCCGGGTGCAGGCTACTTAAGCGCCGACGGCAAGGCGCAGGAAGCGGCGGGAAGCCCGGACCTGTTCCTGATGGCCGGCAACATTAATACTTCGGGGATGTCGAACCGGATTACCGGTTACGGCGACTGGTCGGCGACTGCGGTGTTAAGCGATGGCGCTGCGGAGAAGCTGAAGACAACGTTTGTCAAAGGCTCGCCTTACCTCTACTCGCAGTTCAGTGATCCGTCCAGTCCTGAAGTGTATCTGCCCGCCGGGGCCCGCTTCTTTAATGACAGCAATACTACGATTCTGGCTGCAGACGGCGACACCGTGACTGCAGACCATATCGGCATTGCGGTTACCAATTCCAACGGGGCGCCAACGCCTGAAATGGTAACCAGACACTATGGGCTGTATGCTCCGGCCGGTACAACCTTCAAGCGGGTCGGCGCCAAGCTCAAAATTCAGCTGGGAGGAGGCCAGAATTACCTGTCCCTGTCGGCTCTTCCGGCACCGTCCAATCTGAATTATTTCTACCAGCACGGCTATGCCTTCGTGACGGACACGAAGGTGGCCTATACCTTCAACGAGACGACCTCAGATGTCACAACTACCTTCAATGCGGTAACAGAACTCAAGCGTTCAGGCTTCCCGAATACCACGCTGATGGCCCAGCTTCCCCACCAGTGGAAGGTGACCACAACACCGCTGACCGCTGTCTCCTTCCCGTCCATCCGCGGAACGATGAAGGTGACAGAGGGCAATTCGTTCGCCACTACGGATAAATTCCACGGCATTGTGCCGCAGTTCACCGAGCCGGGCGATTCTACCTATTCCCGTCAGGATCTGCTGAATTACCTGGCGCTGCTGGATACGGACACTGCCACCAATCTGATGCAGGCCGATGCGTACTGGCAGGGCAAGAAGCTGCATCCGCTGGCCATGGGTGTGCTGATCGCCGATCAGATCGGCAATGAGAGCTACAAGAATCTGTTCCTCTCCCGGATGAAGACGGTGCTTACAGACTGGTATACGTACACCTCGGGGGAAACCGATTATTATTTCGACTACAACTCTGACTGGGGAACATTGATCTATAAAAACAGCGAGTTCGGTGCGAACTCCGGCATCACGGACCATCATTTTACGTATGGCTATTATGTTTTTGCATCGGCCGTGCTCGCCACCTATGATACCGACTTCAGAAATAAATTCAGCGGAATGGTCGATGAGCTGATCCGGGATTATGCCAATCCGTCGAAGACAGACCCTAAGTACCCGTACTTCCGCAACTTCGACCCGTATGAAGGTCATTCCTGGGCCGGCGGGTATGCGGACAATGACAGCGGCAATAACCAGGAAGCAGCAGGGGAATCGCTGTTCGGCTGGGTCGGCCAATATATGTGGAGCACGCTGACCGGCAATACAGCCTTCCGCGATGCGTCCATTATGGGCTTCACGACGGAGCTTAGAGCAGTACAGCAGTACTGGTTCAACTACGACCAGGATAACTGGCTGCCGGGCTATACGCATAAAACGGTGGGCCAGATTTACGGAAGCTCGAATTTCTTCGGCACCTTTTTCAACGGGAATCCGGTGTATGTCTATGGCATCCACTGGCTGCCTACAGCAGAATATTTAACCAGCTACGGGTTCGATACGGCTAAGGCGGCTGGATTATACAGCGGCTTCGTGGCCGATAACGGCGGGCCGGAACCGGACTGGTACCATATTGTCTGGCCGATCCAGGCGCTGAGCGATCCGCAGGCGGTGCTGAATAAATGGAATCCGGCACTGCCGCAGCAGAACGAATTGTACAACACGTACTGGTTCGTGCACAATATGGCCACACTTGGATCACGCACCAAGGACATTTGGGCGGAGAACGGCTACAGTGCAACGGTATATAAAAAAGGTTCCGCCTACCGCGCGCTGGTCTGGAATCCGACGAATGCGGCCATAACCGTTACGTTCCGCAACAGCGGAGGAGTGACAGGCTCGGCTGTAGTCGAAGCCAAGAAGCTGGTGAAGGTGGACCCGACGAAGGTCACCACGGATACGCTGCTTACTCCGCCTGCCATGACAGCCGATACCACTCAGAACGCAGCCGGCCAGCCGATTGAGCTGACGTTCACGGACAATGCGGCCTGGAGAAATGCAATCACTGCAGTGAAGGTGGATGGAGTGACAGCAACGGCAGCGAATTATACGGTGGAAGCCGGTAAAATCACGCTGAACACCGCGCTGTTCCCCACGGCAAAAACTTACACGGTTACAGTGACGGCAGACGGATATACCGATACTTCGGTGCAGCAGGTGATTACCGGCAGCACAACGCCGACAGGGAACCTTGCGCTGAACAAGGCGGTGACTGCCTCGGAGAATCCGAAGCAGCCCGCTGCCGCAGCTGTGGACGGGAACCCGGGCACCCGCTGGGAATCAGACTTCAGCGATCCGCAGTGGATTCAGGTGGATCTGGGCTCTGCCCAGACGGTCAGCCGTGTGCTGCTGAACTGGGAGGGCGCGTACGCCAAAGCCTACTCGATCCAGACGTCGGCAGACGGAGCGAACTGGGCAACGGTCTATTCGGCAACAACCGGAGACGGGGACATCGATGACATTAGCTTCACCCCGGTCAGCGCGCGGTATGTGAAGGTTAATGGCACAGAGCGCGGTACACCGTACGGGTATTCCTTATGGGAACTGGAGGTGTACGGCAGCGGCAGCGCTGTAACACCGCTTACTCCGCCTGCCCTGACAGCCGATACCACCGGGAACGCAGCAGGCCAGCCGATTGAGCTGACGTTCACGGAGAATGCGGCCTGGAGAAATGCAATTACTGCGGTGAGGGTGGATGGAGTGGCAGCAGCGGCAGCGAATGTTACCGTGGCAGCCGGTACAATCACCCTGAACCCTGCGCTGTTCCCTGCAGGGAAAACTTACACGATTACAGTCACTGCGGCCGGATATAATGATGCTTCGGTGCAGCAGGTGATTTCCGGCGGCACAACGCCAACTGTGAACCTTGCGCTGAACAAGGCGGTGACCGCTTCGGAGAATCCGAAGCAGCCCGCAGCCGGTGCTGTGGACGGAGATCTTGGCACCCGCTGGGAGTCGGACTTCAGTGATCCGCAGTGGATTCAGGTGGATCTCGGCTCTGCCCAGACGGTCAGCCGTGTGCTGCTGAACTGGGAGGGCGCGTACGCCAAAGCCTACACCATTGAGACGTCAGCAGACGGCACGAATTGGACAACGGCCTATTCCACAACGACCGGGGATGGGGACATCGACGATATCAGCTTCACCCCGGTCAGTGCGCGGTACGTGAAAGTGAACGGGACGCAGCGCGGCACACAATATGGCTACTCTTTATGGGAATTGTCCGTCTATTAA
- a CDS encoding AraC family transcriptional regulator yields the protein MKKTPMILQLALILFCIMAIPTAVLTWYSGSQIIQNSEAAIGESTLAGLNANRRLNENALANLAQDTSRLAATNIFDRIRSFETYDEINANYNNVSLALSVTKELLNLNRRVDGVYSSFFVLEDSDYVFSTDSSITTLARYEPIGWITEALKGRRGISGVWVPRKLASGENVVSYVYPLNRLSTTTRGVIVVNMKESQIGKYLHATEVGESNYLLLDAAGTVISFNDRSMLLSDSRKLPFLQEILNQEASEGYTFRKLEGKRTVYAWSRSSLSGWWNVSWSSMDELMTKSREMQGNIILLTGAIIVLGTLLAIFLATWLSRPLRQLVQTMRSKLDLGVVNKNELAFLDLAFKRMQEEEESLFQLLQEREQDTRSLAVHRLLRGEIPPRITEVFPHACYRVVVVSIDQYRRYVGHTNVETRSYHRYLLSAKYENVFAEGVVARCVYHNEGCTVIVLNFAPEEGEAHSTLIHQALEEIRDQSLELLEHSVTIGVSERTDAPERVALRLFEAMEVIKRRMIKGAGSIMYWHDGEDNSRKYVDSESSERRILNFLDAGDLVGIFKELQSIRSQISAEEHISYDNIMFIYHQLMGATIKHLRENHLGTGRMIMGRGNVYSILAAMDTLDELEEYLYDFYCEIVQSLDRSTHETNYAQRIMEYLKQHYREEIIFEDMAKQIGISYSYMRKLVYEQIGSSMIDFVNQLRIEQAKELLLDSGLTIKQIAAEVGYANVQSFNRFFRKYEGMPPSGYKSAKSKSS from the coding sequence ATGAAAAAAACACCGATGATCCTGCAGCTGGCGTTGATTCTATTCTGCATTATGGCTATTCCTACAGCAGTCCTGACCTGGTACAGCGGGTCACAGATTATACAGAATTCTGAAGCGGCTATCGGGGAATCCACGCTGGCCGGGCTTAATGCCAACCGCAGGCTGAACGAGAACGCGCTGGCCAATCTGGCCCAGGATACATCGCGTCTGGCGGCGACGAATATTTTTGACCGCATCCGCAGCTTTGAGACCTACGATGAGATTAACGCCAACTATAACAATGTAAGTCTGGCGCTGTCCGTGACCAAGGAGCTGCTGAACCTGAACCGCCGGGTGGATGGTGTGTACTCTTCATTCTTTGTCCTGGAGGATTCCGATTATGTCTTCTCTACCGACAGCAGCATCACGACGCTTGCCCGCTATGAGCCTATCGGATGGATCACAGAAGCGCTTAAGGGGCGCAGGGGGATCAGCGGGGTATGGGTGCCCCGTAAGCTTGCGTCGGGCGAGAATGTGGTGTCTTATGTGTACCCGCTCAACCGCCTGTCCACCACCACCCGGGGAGTGATTGTCGTCAACATGAAGGAGAGCCAGATCGGCAAATATCTGCATGCTACCGAGGTGGGTGAGAGCAACTACCTGCTGCTGGACGCTGCGGGTACGGTGATCTCCTTCAATGACCGGTCCATGCTGCTCTCCGACAGCCGTAAGCTGCCGTTCTTACAGGAGATTCTGAATCAGGAAGCCAGTGAAGGCTACACCTTCCGCAAGCTGGAGGGCAAACGGACGGTGTATGCCTGGAGCCGCTCCTCCTTGTCCGGGTGGTGGAATGTCAGCTGGAGCTCCATGGATGAGCTAATGACCAAGTCCCGGGAGATGCAGGGAAATATTATTCTGCTGACGGGGGCGATCATTGTACTGGGGACGCTGCTGGCCATCTTTCTTGCCACTTGGCTATCCAGGCCCCTGAGGCAATTGGTGCAGACGATGCGCTCGAAGCTGGATCTGGGCGTAGTGAACAAGAATGAGCTGGCCTTCCTGGATCTGGCCTTCAAACGGATGCAGGAGGAGGAAGAGAGTCTGTTCCAGCTGCTGCAGGAGCGCGAACAGGATACCCGCAGTCTGGCCGTGCACCGTCTGCTGCGCGGTGAGATTCCGCCGCGGATTACGGAGGTTTTTCCGCATGCCTGTTACAGAGTGGTGGTGGTCTCCATCGACCAATATAGAAGATACGTGGGCCATACCAATGTGGAGACGCGCAGTTATCACCGGTATTTGCTGAGTGCCAAGTATGAGAATGTTTTCGCTGAGGGGGTGGTGGCCCGCTGTGTCTACCATAATGAGGGCTGCACAGTGATTGTACTGAACTTTGCCCCGGAGGAGGGGGAGGCGCATAGTACTCTGATTCATCAGGCGCTGGAGGAGATCCGCGATCAGTCTCTTGAGCTGCTGGAGCATTCGGTCACGATTGGGGTGAGTGAGCGGACGGATGCTCCGGAGAGGGTGGCGCTGCGGCTGTTCGAGGCGATGGAGGTGATTAAGCGCAGGATGATCAAGGGGGCCGGAAGCATCATGTACTGGCACGACGGGGAGGATAACAGCCGCAAGTATGTTGACTCTGAGAGTAGCGAGCGGCGAATTCTGAATTTCCTGGATGCCGGCGACCTGGTGGGAATCTTCAAGGAGCTGCAGAGCATCCGCAGCCAGATCTCCGCAGAGGAACATATCTCCTACGATAATATTATGTTCATCTATCATCAGCTGATGGGCGCGACGATCAAGCATCTCCGGGAGAACCACCTCGGAACTGGAAGGATGATTATGGGCCGGGGCAACGTGTATTCGATTCTCGCCGCGATGGATACGCTGGATGAGCTGGAGGAGTACCTGTATGATTTTTACTGTGAGATTGTACAGAGCCTGGACCGCAGCACCCATGAGACCAATTATGCGCAGCGGATCATGGAGTACCTGAAGCAGCACTACCGCGAAGAGATCATCTTCGAGGACATGGCCAAGCAGATAGGCATCAGCTACTCCTATATGCGCAAGCTTGTCTATGAGCAGATCGGCAGCAGTATGATTGATTTCGTCAACCAGCTAAGGATCGAGCAGGCCAAGGAGCTGCTGCTGGATTCGGGGCTGACGATCAAGCAGATTGCCGCAGAGGTCGGTTACGCCAATGTGCAGAGCTTCAACCGCTTTTTCCGCAAGTATGAAGGCATGCCGCCGAGCGGCTACAAATCGGCTAAGAGCAAGAGTTCTTAG
- a CDS encoding CPBP family intramembrane glutamic endopeptidase, with translation MNPVGQPLHQRPLTTKLILAGILGLILFVMFQIAPQLLSSSDGDTAILSKSEIREKAAAFAAGQLGYEAAAGDEWVILYKTDSSFYGYMSREKLLPDYSKNKLDQRYPFDVYHAVLYTSGEAAARLAVDLNMYTGKPVAFAVGADADAASGLNYGERPTAATKRTDPANPVSSIPELSLEAKERLALPWLKLWGANPAKLKIEANLEGYGLVYSDNSVTIGELPLKYQFNYLNGEVSYFRAGFSAPAWHDTYVDGQTSLAKKLTLFGYGLPTLLLGILAMIYGILRRKHTSWKRGIFLSSVHFLIMMVSSYNVVSESGSGGAEARVTAVVMFIIYVLYSLLMSLLLYFSLVGGDGLWRSEEKLNPWPRASEPGYGHYVLKSIQAGYIWAFILLGVQTVMFIILSYTLDNWSTTDASQSPYNMKYAWLLPIVAWLAGLSEEAVYRLFGIRMLKKLVKNTLIASLITTLIWALGHTLYPIYPVISRPIELTVIGLLFSYIFIRYGFIAVMFSHVVFDSILMGATLIFMQDKVNIGAGIVTIILPFIVGYLVYRFNPPREPKQAQPNPTP, from the coding sequence ATGAATCCCGTCGGCCAGCCCCTGCACCAGCGGCCCCTTACTACCAAACTTATCCTTGCCGGAATTCTCGGACTCATTCTATTTGTCATGTTCCAGATCGCTCCCCAGCTCCTCTCCAGTTCAGACGGGGATACAGCCATTCTCAGCAAAAGCGAAATCCGGGAGAAGGCCGCCGCCTTCGCCGCCGGGCAGCTCGGCTATGAAGCCGCAGCCGGAGATGAATGGGTGATCCTGTACAAGACGGACTCTTCCTTCTACGGCTATATGTCCCGTGAGAAGCTGCTTCCGGACTATTCCAAGAATAAGCTGGACCAGCGTTATCCGTTCGATGTGTACCATGCGGTGCTCTATACGTCCGGAGAGGCGGCAGCCCGGCTGGCAGTCGATCTCAATATGTATACCGGCAAGCCTGTGGCTTTTGCTGTTGGCGCCGATGCCGATGCTGCGTCCGGGCTGAATTACGGGGAGCGGCCCACGGCGGCAACCAAACGTACCGATCCTGCCAATCCTGTAAGCAGCATTCCGGAGCTGAGCCTGGAGGCAAAAGAGAGGCTCGCCCTTCCCTGGCTGAAGCTATGGGGGGCCAATCCTGCCAAGCTGAAGATTGAGGCTAACCTTGAGGGATACGGGCTTGTCTATTCCGACAACTCCGTCACCATAGGTGAATTACCGCTTAAGTACCAATTCAATTATCTGAACGGCGAGGTCTCGTACTTCCGCGCCGGATTCTCGGCTCCTGCCTGGCATGATACTTATGTGGACGGGCAGACCTCGCTTGCCAAGAAGCTCACCTTGTTCGGCTACGGCCTGCCTACCCTGCTGCTCGGCATCCTGGCGATGATCTACGGCATTCTGCGCAGGAAGCATACTTCCTGGAAACGCGGAATTTTCCTGAGCTCCGTCCATTTCCTGATCATGATGGTCAGCAGCTACAATGTGGTATCCGAATCCGGCAGCGGCGGCGCTGAGGCAAGAGTTACAGCAGTAGTCATGTTCATCATCTACGTTCTGTACAGTCTGCTGATGTCGCTCCTGCTCTACTTCTCTCTGGTCGGAGGGGACGGCTTGTGGCGCTCTGAGGAGAAGCTGAATCCTTGGCCCCGGGCCTCGGAGCCCGGCTACGGCCACTATGTACTGAAGAGTATTCAGGCTGGTTATATCTGGGCCTTCATCCTACTTGGCGTACAGACCGTCATGTTCATTATTCTGTCCTATACGCTGGATAACTGGTCCACCACTGACGCCAGCCAGTCGCCTTACAATATGAAATATGCCTGGCTGCTGCCGATTGTAGCCTGGCTGGCCGGGCTCTCGGAAGAGGCGGTCTACCGTCTGTTCGGTATCCGAATGCTGAAGAAGCTGGTCAAGAATACGCTCATCGCTTCACTGATCACGACCCTGATCTGGGCACTCGGACATACGCTCTACCCGATCTATCCCGTCATCTCACGGCCGATTGAGCTGACGGTCATCGGTCTTCTGTTCAGCTATATTTTCATCCGGTACGGGTTCATCGCGGTGATGTTCAGCCATGTGGTATTCGACAGCATCCTGATGGGCGCGACACTGATCTTCATGCAGGATAAGGTGAATATCGGCGCTGGCATCGTGACCATCATCCTGCCGTTCATCGTCGGTTATCTGGTGTATCGCTTCAACCCTCCACGGGAGCCGAAGCAGGCCCAACCGAATCCTACTCCATAA